The following proteins come from a genomic window of Thiothrix winogradskyi:
- a CDS encoding DUF4007 family protein has protein sequence MIERKSLPLNFPQTFLPERRLLAKLLAFAAENGRGEKTVIGKQTGIPTGKDTGKVEPMIYYCQGMGLVTAYRESGEWQLGLTALGRVVFQEDRYLGESHTLWLLHLMLCRRLDLASPPAGVADAWFTLFAGSHFRLGTNFSQQDFLAFLIERHGEKSYTKSLVGVAIRTYLEESCLGMITALRQQGGGDDAIIERCSAPSERSYYPVYAAYLYLIWDELFAGENQIALDRLAGESRCFVLMGWDDVAINRWLEWMVDKGLIQLDRYTGTAMLLRLGTTAQAVSNIYSELI, from the coding sequence ATGATAGAACGCAAATCCTTACCGCTGAATTTCCCGCAAACCTTCTTGCCAGAGCGGCGTTTGCTGGCAAAGCTCTTGGCATTTGCTGCTGAGAATGGGCGAGGTGAGAAGACGGTCATTGGTAAACAAACAGGTATCCCTACGGGGAAGGATACTGGCAAGGTTGAGCCGATGATTTACTACTGCCAAGGCATGGGTTTGGTGACTGCGTATCGGGAGTCTGGGGAATGGCAACTGGGTTTGACTGCATTAGGGCGGGTAGTGTTTCAGGAAGACCGTTATCTCGGTGAATCCCATACACTTTGGTTACTGCATTTGATGTTGTGCCGTCGTTTGGACTTGGCTTCCCCACCAGCAGGCGTAGCAGATGCCTGGTTTACCTTGTTTGCAGGAAGTCATTTCCGGCTTGGCACGAATTTTAGTCAACAGGACTTTCTCGCTTTCCTGATTGAACGACACGGTGAGAAAAGCTACACGAAATCACTGGTGGGCGTGGCGATACGGACTTATCTAGAAGAAAGTTGTCTGGGGATGATCACTGCCTTGCGTCAGCAAGGCGGCGGGGATGATGCCATTATTGAGCGTTGTTCCGCACCCTCTGAGCGGAGCTATTACCCCGTTTATGCCGCCTACCTTTATCTTATTTGGGATGAGTTGTTTGCAGGTGAAAACCAGATAGCACTAGACCGCTTGGCGGGGGAAAGCCGCTGTTTCGTGCTAATGGGCTGGGACGATGTAGCCATCAACCGTTGGCTGGAATGGATGGTCGACAAGGGTTTGATACAACTGGATCGGTACACCGGAACAGCAATGCTGCTGCGTTTGGGGACGACAGCGCAGGCCGTGAGCAATATCTACAGCGAACTTATTTAA